Sequence from the Sulfurihydrogenibium sp. genome:
TTAAAATTTCTCTATTTTCTTTTGCATACTCTATGTTTTCTATTGCATCTAAGATTGGTTTATCATATTCGTCTACTAAAACCACCACTTGTTGGTTATATTTCTTATACAAAGAATAAATAAGCTCACCGAGTTTACCGCTAAATGTCTGAAAAGTAATCTCAACGTCAAACTCTCTCTGTAGGCTAATAAACATTTCTGTTAGTTTGATTTTTAAATCTTCCGGTGTCTTAATATTTCCTTCTGTAAAATCGATTTTTATAACCGGATGCTTTTTACTCCAATCCCATTTGTCATAGATATACAAACCTTCAAATAACTCTTTATTTCCCGAGAATGCTTCTTTGACTGTATCTAAAAATAGAGATTTTCCAAATCTTCTTGGTCTGCTAAGAAAATAATATCCACCCTGTTCTAATTTCTTTATGAAAGGTGTTTTATCTACATAGTAGCAGTTTTCATTTATAATCTTTTCAAAAGTTTGAATGCCTATTGGTAGGTTTTTCATAAAGCTAAACCATTAATTTACTAAGCCCATTTTCATGCAAATTTTTCAAATTGCTTAAAGGTTCTTCAAGTATGACTTTTTCATTAACTTTTAATAAAATTTTATCTTCTTCTAAAACTTTACCGACAACTTTGAAGCCCAATCCTAATTTTTTAGCCTCTTCTTCTAATATTCTCAAATCATCTTCTTTTAATGATATAACTACTATAGACCTAAGCTCGTCAAAGAGTTCAAAATCCGGTCTGTATTTTGTTTCTATGTTTAGCTCTAAACCAAGTTTTTGACTTTCTCCAAATGCTGGCTCTAATAAAGCTGTGATTAGTCCACCATCGCTAACATCATGGGCTGATTTGATTTTGTCTTTATTTTTATGAATAAACTCCATCAGCTTTTTTTCTGTTTCAAGACAAATTTGTCCGATACTTCCCGCTACTGTATCAAAAATTTCTTTTAAATACTCACTTCCTGCTATGTTTGGCTCTTTTTCTGTTTCTCCAACGATTGCTATCAAGTCTCCTGCTGATTGATAGAATGACGGTATTGCGTCTTCTACTTTATCTAATACTCCTACTGCAACCACTATCGGTGTTGGATATATGTTTATTCTCTTATCTGATAATACTGTTTCGTTGTATAAAGAGACATTTCCGCTGATAACCGGTGTATTTAGCTCTTTACATGCATCAGCCATTCCTTTTGTAGCTTGTTCAAACTGCCACATGATTTCTGGATTTTCTGGATTTCCCCAATTTAAGCAATCCGTTATTGCAAGTGGTTTTGCTCCTGTTATATAAACATTTCTAATCGCCTCTGCTACAACTCTTTTTCCGCCTTCGTATGGGTCTAAGTAGACGATTTTGCCATTTCCATCAGAAGATATTGCTATTCCTTTCTCTGTTTTTACTTCCGGTCTAACAACCCATTTTAATCTTAAAACTGCACTATCATGACCGGGTTTAAAGACTGTATTTGTTCCTACTTCATGGTCATATTGAGAGTATACCCAAGATTTTTTAGCAACTGTTGGAGATGATAAAACTTTTTTTATAGCTTCAGCTAAATCTACTTCAGGTAGGTTGTTTTGATTAAATGATTTGACTTGTTTTAAATACTCAGGTTCTTTTCTTGGTCTGTTGTACACAGGTGCATCATCTACAATAGCTGAGATTGGAAGGTCTGCAACCTTTTCTCCTTTGTAGAATACTTCCATTCTTTTTGTATCCGTTATTTCTCCAATTACTGCCGCTTCAAGACCATGTTTTTTGGCTATTTTTATGACTTCTTCTACATTTTCATCATTTACTGCATAAAGCATTCTTTCTTGAGATTCTGATAATAATATCTCGTAAGGCGTCATTCCTTCTTCTCTAAGTGGAACATTTTCAAGATAAACCTTAACACCCATTCCGGATTTTGCTCCAAATTCCGAAGTCGAACCTGCAAGTCCCGCAGCTCCAAAGTCTTGACATCCTTCTATCAATCCTTTTTCCATAACTTCTAACGTACATTCAATTAATCTTTTTCCAAAGAATGGGTCGCCGATTTGAACGTTTGGTCTTTTTGATTCACTTTCTTCGCTAAATTCCGCCGATGCCATCGTCGCACCATGGATGCCATCCCTTCCGGTAGAAGACCCTACCATTACCATTTTTTGACCTATTTTTGTAGCTCTTGCTCTAAACATTTTGTCTTTTTCTAAAACTCCAAGACAGAAGGCATTTACAAGCGGATTTCCTGCATAAACTTCATCAAATACGACCTCACCGCCTACGGTAGGAACTCCTATACAGTTGCCATAAAATCCAATTCCTTCAACAACTCTTTTAACAATAGGCTTAGCATCTTTTATTCCTTTTCTTGTGCCGTCTTTTCTTATATCTCCAAATCTTAAACTATCCATTAAAGCTATTGGTCTTGCACCCATTGATAATATATCTCTGATAATTCCACCAACACCTGTTGCTGCTCCATGAAATGGCTCAATATATGATGGGTGGTTATGAGACTCTATCTTAAAAGCAACTGCATATTTATCATCAATTTCAACAACTCCGGCGTTTTCACCCGGTCCTTGAATAACCCAGTCAGCTTTAGTTGGAAATACTTTTAAAAATGGTTTTGAAGATTTATACGAACAATGCTCACTCCATAAAGCTCCAAAAATTCCAAGCTCTATTTCGTTTGGCTCTCTACCTATCAACTCTACAATTCTTTTATATTCTTCAACATTTAATCCATGGGCTTTTAAAATTTTTTCTTCCATTGATTGCTCCTGACTTTAGTAATTGAAAATTATTATAACATTTATGGAGTTATAGGACGGGACTGTAAAAATTATTAAAAAATTTTGAAATGGTAAATAAGGGTAATTTTAATCTGTTGTCTAAAAGAGTTTGGATTTATGTATAATTTTTTGTACGTTGTTGTTAGAAGTTTATATATTTAAGCAGAATGGATTGATGAATTGCTTAAGTTTATGTCAGAAAATGAGGGGAAAGCAAGTTTTCTTAAGTATAAAACAAAAATTTTTGGAGGCATGAAATCATGGAAAAAGCTTTAGGTTCTTTTGTTTTATTTGGTCTTTTGTTGTCTGGAAGTATTGCTTATGCTCAGCCGGAAATTGAAACATGCGAGTATTACAATGCAAGAAGTCTTTGTGAAAGTGCTATAGAAAATGGCAAATTAGCTGTCAAAAAATATCCTAAGAATTTAAATGCATATTATTGTTTAGCAGAAGCTTATAGTTGTACTGAAGATTTTAAGCTTGCTATTGAAACTATGAAGAAAGCAGAAAGTGTAGTAAAAAACAAAAAAGATCTGATAGATATTTATATAAAAATTGGAGATCTTTTTAAAGATGCTGGCAAATTTGATGATGCACTGCTATATTACAATAAAAGCTTAAACTTAGCAGCAGATTTAAAAAATCTAAGTAAGCAAGTTCAAATACTAAATGTTATTGCTAGTATGTATGAAAGTAAAGGAGAATTAGATAAGGCTTTAAGTTATTATGAGAAATCTTTGGATTTACCAATAAGCGGAAAAGAAAAGGCATCTATTTATAACGAAATTGCTGATATGTATGATAGAAAAAATCAATTAGATAAAGCCTTGAGTTATTTAGAGAAGTCTTTGGATTTGCAAATAGATGAAAAAGAAAAGGCATTTATTTGTAGAAGAATAGCTGATATATATGACAAAAAAGGTGATTATCAAAAAGCTGCTAATTGCTATCAAAAAGCTATCAAAATACTTGAGAAATACAGAGATAATCTTAAGTTTTTTATGTATAAGTTAAGCCTTGGAAATATCTATAGAAAAATGAAAGATTACAGAAATGCAGAAAAGTACATTACTGAAGGTCTTGAAGATGCTAAAAAGCTTCGAGATAAATATGGGGAAGCTTATGGCTATAAATATTTTGGGGATCTTTTTAAAGATAATGGAGATAAAAAAACAGCAAGAGAATATTATACTCGTGCATACAATCTTTATAAATCTATGTATTTGGAAAAAGATGCGCAAGATGTTTTAAATGAGATAAAAGAATTAGATAAATGAAACTAACCATTTCATCCCTGCCATCTGGCAGGGTTTTCTTGAATATACACAAGAACTTCTTAATTTCTATCCAAAATACTTAAAAAATTTTTAATAGTAATCTCGTGACCTCACTTTATTAACGAATGTTTTCTGAGAACTTCCTTTAATTTCTCTTCGTTAGATTTAGACATTGTATAAAGTGGAAGTCTTAATTCTAAGCTTTCTATTAAGCCCATGAGATATGCAGCTGTTTTTACAGGAATTGGATTTGTCTCAATGAATAGAACTTTAAATAAATCCCAATACTGATTGTGAATTTTTTTAGCCTCTTCAAACTTTCCTTCTAATGCAAGCTTGCACATCTGAGATATTTCTTTTGGAATTATGTTGTTAGCTACAGAAATAACGCCCTTTGCACCTACTGCCATCATTGGTAATGTTAATGCATCATCTCCGGATAATATTAAAACATCTTCATTTGTCAAAGATATAGTTTCTGAAACTCTTGCTACATTACCTGTTGCTTCTTTTATTCCAATGACGTTTGGAAAGTCACCATACAATCTTGCAAATGTTTCAGGTAGCATATCAACACCGGTTCTTGATGGTATGTTGTATAAAATTAGTGGTATGTTTGTTTCTTCTGCAATTGCTTTGAAATGTTGATATATACCTTCTTGTGTTGGCTTGTTGTAGTACGGAACAACTTGCAATGAAGCATCAGCTCCTACTTTTTCTGCAAACTTTGTAAGAGTAATGGCTTCATGAGTTGAGTTTGCACCGGTTCCGGCAATTATTGGAATTCTTTTGTTTGCATACTCAACTGCAAGCTCTATTAACAATTCATGTTCTTCGTATGTTAAAGTAGGAGATTCTCCTGTTGTTCCTGCTACAACTATAGCATCTGTTCCATTTTCTATATGAAATTCTATTAATCTTTTTAACCCTTGTCTATCGAGTGTACCATCTTTAAATGGAGTAATTAAAGCAACAATAGAGCCATAAAACATAATAAAAAAGCCTCCTGGTTTGAAATGTTAAAATAATTATAACTTATTCTATAAATATTTTTTAAGGTTTTTTAATGGAAAGAATCATAATAAAGAATTTAGAAGAATTAGATAAGCTAACAAAAGAGATTGCCAAAAATCTAAAAGGAAATGAGATAATACTCCTGGAAGGAGACCTTGGAGCCGGCAAAACTACATTTACAAAGCATTTACTAAAAAATCTTGGAGTTGATGAAGATATAACCTCTCCAACCTTTACAGTCATGAATCAATACGAAAGTCCAAATTTTGATATCTATCACATCGATATGTTTAGAGTTAATGATATCGATATTTCTGATTTAATTGGCAATGGTTTAATTATAATTGAATGGCCAAAATTTGAAGTAAGATGCGATGATTGTAAAGTTATTAAAATAAAAATTGAGACATTAGAAGATGATTCTCGTATTTTTGAGATTAATCAATAGAGCTTGGGGGGTAAAATCAAAAAATTTTTTAAAGCCAGCTTGAGACTGCTTATAAAAATCCACATCGTCATTCTGCAACCGCCGAAGAATCTTGACCTCAAGGATGCCATTCTGAGCAAAGCAAAAAATCTCATGTTTTTCTTTTAAAATCAAAAAAGAGATACTTCAGCCTTCGGCCCCTAGAATGTTCTATGTTAAATGTCAAGTACAAAAATTTTCATCAAATGAGTGTACAAGCTAAAAGAAACATGGGAAAATATTATATAAGAATTTAAAATTATGAAAATCGGAGGATAAAGATGAGAAAGAAAGTAGGAACATCTACCTACATTCAGAGAATTAATACACTTGAAAGAAAGCTTTTAAAACAAGTAAAAGAATTAGATGATGTTATGGAAAAACATCCAGAAATAATCTTTAGATTACAAGTTGTAGAATTTGCTTTAAAACATTCAGTGAAGGTTGCAGTGGAAGCTTTTGGTGTATCAAAATCTACTATATACAGATGGATTAAAAATTATAAAAGCAGTAATAACAATCCTTTATCTTTAAAAAATCGTTATGTATCAAAAAAAGGAATGAAATTAGAAAAATTACAAAAAATAACAGAAAAACATAAACAGTTAGTTTTAGAAATAAGAAAAAAACATCCTAAGCTTGGAAAAGAAAAAATAAAGGTTTTACTTGATGAGCTTTGTAAGCAGTCAAGGTGGTTTGTGATAAAAATGATATGATTTATGATATATGAATTCATCCAGCAAGCTATCATGAAGTAAAGTCGTTAAGAATAAGACATAAAACGAGTAAATGGTTTAGATTTTTGTTGCTTGTCTATATGCATATGCTATTGGTTATAGCTTTTTTAGAAAAAGTAAACTATGGAGGTAATTTTTCACCCCAAGGTATTAAATACTTTTTAACTTAATTCTTAAAAAGCAAAGGGAGCCTTTATAGCCCCCATCAATTTAATTAATTATTTTGTGCTAAAGCTTCCATTAATTCTTGTGTAGATCCATCAAAAGCATAAACGTTTGTGTATCCAAGAGCTTCCAAATATCCCATAACTCTGTTTGCAAATTTTACTAAATTGCAAGTAGTTATAATAACAGCATCTTTATTTTGTGGAAGTCTGTCTAAATGTTTTGTAAATTCTACTACTGGCACATAAAGAGCATTTTTAATGCCTGCTTCTTCCATAGTTTTTCCGCTTACTTTTGCCGGTGGTCTAACATCTAAAATAATTGCACCGTTATTGTAGAGTTCTTTTGCCTTTTCAAGGTCAATCATTCCAAGATTTGGCTTTTGTTTGTCAGCCTCAATCGCTTTTTCAATGTTTTGAATCAAGTTTTCTACCATCTTACAGCCTCCTTATAAAGTTTTTTATAATTTTATAATATCAATGTTAAACTTTTATTAAAATGGGGTTAATCATCATTAACCATTATAACTAAATCTTGATTTTTAAGTTCAAAAACTTTTCCGTCAACAGTCAAAATTGGATTTATCCACCTTTTATAATGAATATTTTCAAAGCTAATTTGATAAGTAAAGTCTTTTACAATGTCAAACTCTGACAAAAACTCATCTGAAAACTTCTCTCTTTTTTCTGTAAGTAAAACTTTATATTCACAACCTTCTTTATTCATTATATTTAAAATCTTTTTTGATTCAAAATCTGCAAAAAGATAGCACTTTCCATTGTCTGTAAATAAAACTACTGGATAAGCTTTATTTTCAAACACATAGATTTTTGGAGATAAATCAGACTTACTAAAAATTAAAAATACAACTGCTAAAGTTGTAGATAATATAATCTTTTGAGTTTTGGTGAGGTCATAAATTAAAATAAAAATTAGTATAGCAAGATAGATAAAAATGAGCCATATACTTGGACTAAATCCTGTAAAGTAAAGTCCTAAGCCACCGAAAAATTTCACTATCTGGATAAATACTAACGTGAAAAAGTCCATAATCTTAACTAAAAAAGAAATTTCAAATCCTGTAAGTAAGTTAAAAACTGAAATTGTAAGCAGCGGATAAAGAGGCAAGGAGGCTATCGGCGTTGCAAAGATTGTTGTAGGTGAGAAATTGCCAAAGTAGTAAAGTATTACCGGCAGAGTAAACAGCGTTGCAAAAAGTGAAGAAATTAAAACTTTTTGCCAATTTCCTAAATCTTTAAAAACTTCAAAAGTTAGTATTATTCCAAACACTGCCAAGAAAGAAAGCTGAAAAGATACAGAAAATAAACTTTCTGGACTTAAGAAAACAAAAATAAAAGCAGTAAAAAACAGAATGTTTAAACTGTTGTTTTTTAGATAAAAAAGCTTAGAAATTATGTAAAATAAACTCATAAAAACAGCACGGACAACCGGAATGCCAAGTCCTGTTAAAACTCCATAAACAGGCAAAATTAAGCCAAGAGCCATAAGTCTTTTTCTTTCAGATAAAAAGAAAAGCATAAAGCTTAAAGATAAGAATAATATTGCAATATGGGAGCCTGAGATAGCTATCAGATGAGCTAATCCTGTTTGATAAAACGGCTTTTTAGCCTGTAAATCTAAATATCTGCTTTCACCAAAAATTAGAGCCGAGCCAACCTGAAATGTTTCATAGCTAATTGCATTTTGTCTGTAATTACTGATACAGTTTTCACGATATTTTAAAATCGGATATAGAAAGTTGTCAGAGTTGTCAACTTTTAAAAAGTA
This genomic interval carries:
- a CDS encoding tetratricopeptide repeat protein; the protein is MEKALGSFVLFGLLLSGSIAYAQPEIETCEYYNARSLCESAIENGKLAVKKYPKNLNAYYCLAEAYSCTEDFKLAIETMKKAESVVKNKKDLIDIYIKIGDLFKDAGKFDDALLYYNKSLNLAADLKNLSKQVQILNVIASMYESKGELDKALSYYEKSLDLPISGKEKASIYNEIADMYDRKNQLDKALSYLEKSLDLQIDEKEKAFICRRIADIYDKKGDYQKAANCYQKAIKILEKYRDNLKFFMYKLSLGNIYRKMKDYRNAEKYITEGLEDAKKLRDKYGEAYGYKYFGDLFKDNGDKKTAREYYTRAYNLYKSMYLEKDAQDVLNEIKELDK
- the tsaE gene encoding tRNA (adenosine(37)-N6)-threonylcarbamoyltransferase complex ATPase subunit type 1 TsaE gives rise to the protein MERIIIKNLEELDKLTKEIAKNLKGNEIILLEGDLGAGKTTFTKHLLKNLGVDEDITSPTFTVMNQYESPNFDIYHIDMFRVNDIDISDLIGNGLIIIEWPKFEVRCDDCKVIKIKIETLEDDSRIFEINQ
- a CDS encoding AAA family ATPase, with translation MKNLPIGIQTFEKIINENCYYVDKTPFIKKLEQGGYYFLSRPRRFGKSLFLDTVKEAFSGNKELFEGLYIYDKWDWSKKHPVIKIDFTEGNIKTPEDLKIKLTEMFISLQREFDVEITFQTFSGKLGELIYSLYKKYNQQVVVLVDEYDKPILDAIENIEYAKENREIL
- the purL gene encoding phosphoribosylformylglycinamidine synthase subunit PurL; protein product: MEEKILKAHGLNVEEYKRIVELIGREPNEIELGIFGALWSEHCSYKSSKPFLKVFPTKADWVIQGPGENAGVVEIDDKYAVAFKIESHNHPSYIEPFHGAATGVGGIIRDILSMGARPIALMDSLRFGDIRKDGTRKGIKDAKPIVKRVVEGIGFYGNCIGVPTVGGEVVFDEVYAGNPLVNAFCLGVLEKDKMFRARATKIGQKMVMVGSSTGRDGIHGATMASAEFSEESESKRPNVQIGDPFFGKRLIECTLEVMEKGLIEGCQDFGAAGLAGSTSEFGAKSGMGVKVYLENVPLREEGMTPYEILLSESQERMLYAVNDENVEEVIKIAKKHGLEAAVIGEITDTKRMEVFYKGEKVADLPISAIVDDAPVYNRPRKEPEYLKQVKSFNQNNLPEVDLAEAIKKVLSSPTVAKKSWVYSQYDHEVGTNTVFKPGHDSAVLRLKWVVRPEVKTEKGIAISSDGNGKIVYLDPYEGGKRVVAEAIRNVYITGAKPLAITDCLNWGNPENPEIMWQFEQATKGMADACKELNTPVISGNVSLYNETVLSDKRINIYPTPIVVAVGVLDKVEDAIPSFYQSAGDLIAIVGETEKEPNIAGSEYLKEIFDTVAGSIGQICLETEKKLMEFIHKNKDKIKSAHDVSDGGLITALLEPAFGESQKLGLELNIETKYRPDFELFDELRSIVVISLKEDDLRILEEEAKKLGLGFKVVGKVLEEDKILLKVNEKVILEEPLSNLKNLHENGLSKLMV
- a CDS encoding rhodanese-like domain-containing protein, yielding MVENLIQNIEKAIEADKQKPNLGMIDLEKAKELYNNGAIILDVRPPAKVSGKTMEEAGIKNALYVPVVEFTKHLDRLPQNKDAVIITTCNLVKFANRVMGYLEALGYTNVYAFDGSTQELMEALAQNN
- the dapA gene encoding 4-hydroxy-tetrahydrodipicolinate synthase — protein: MFYGSIVALITPFKDGTLDRQGLKRLIEFHIENGTDAIVVAGTTGESPTLTYEEHELLIELAVEYANKRIPIIAGTGANSTHEAITLTKFAEKVGADASLQVVPYYNKPTQEGIYQHFKAIAEETNIPLILYNIPSRTGVDMLPETFARLYGDFPNVIGIKEATGNVARVSETISLTNEDVLILSGDDALTLPMMAVGAKGVISVANNIIPKEISQMCKLALEGKFEEAKKIHNQYWDLFKVLFIETNPIPVKTAAYLMGLIESLELRLPLYTMSKSNEEKLKEVLRKHSLIK
- a CDS encoding helix-turn-helix domain-containing protein, with protein sequence MRKKVGTSTYIQRINTLERKLLKQVKELDDVMEKHPEIIFRLQVVEFALKHSVKVAVEAFGVSKSTIYRWIKNYKSSNNNPLSLKNRYVSKKGMKLEKLQKITEKHKQLVLEIRKKHPKLGKEKIKVLLDELCKQSRWFVIKMI
- a CDS encoding ComEC/Rec2 family competence protein, coding for MIYPWAVLFINLSLAVVLNKYLNLNISILIPILAVILSFAFSGIIRFLVLNLAIFLLGISISYKEKPVLQTNQPIFVECVVSSFPDYTRLGSKFDCKVINSSEKQLIGKTFPVFAKYEENIYFLSRTAFLGKAKEKDGNLVLIPTRYFLKVDNSDNFLYPILKYRENCISNYRQNAISYETFQVGSALIFGESRYLDLQAKKPFYQTGLAHLIAISGSHIAILFLSLSFMLFFLSERKRLMALGLILPVYGVLTGLGIPVVRAVFMSLFYIISKLFYLKNNSLNILFFTAFIFVFLSPESLFSVSFQLSFLAVFGIILTFEVFKDLGNWQKVLISSLFATLFTLPVILYYFGNFSPTTIFATPIASLPLYPLLTISVFNLLTGFEISFLVKIMDFFTLVFIQIVKFFGGLGLYFTGFSPSIWLIFIYLAILIFILIYDLTKTQKIILSTTLAVVFLIFSKSDLSPKIYVFENKAYPVVLFTDNGKCYLFADFESKKILNIMNKEGCEYKVLLTEKREKFSDEFLSEFDIVKDFTYQISFENIHYKRWINPILTVDGKVFELKNQDLVIMVNDD